The Streptomyces tendae genome has a window encoding:
- a CDS encoding ATP-dependent Clp protease proteolytic subunit, whose translation MSPLTAGPWPAVRPTAEDGDTPPTRFDDHLAAQLLAQRIVLLGTQVDEVSANRVCAQLLVLSAEDPRTDISLYINSPGGSVHAGLAIYDTMRLIPNDVSTLAMGFAASMGQFLLSVGTPGKRYALPNARVMMHQPSGGIGGTTADIEIQAESLEYTKRTIERITAEHTGQTPETISRDGDRDRWFTAEQALAYGMVDRVVESLDDVRPAAARPRMGLR comes from the coding sequence ATGTCCCCACTCACCGCCGGCCCCTGGCCGGCCGTCCGGCCCACGGCCGAGGACGGCGACACCCCGCCGACCCGGTTCGACGACCACCTCGCCGCTCAGCTGCTCGCGCAGCGGATCGTGCTGCTCGGCACCCAGGTCGACGAGGTCTCCGCGAACCGGGTGTGCGCGCAGCTCCTCGTGCTGTCCGCCGAGGACCCGCGCACCGACATCAGTCTGTACATCAACAGCCCCGGCGGTTCGGTGCACGCGGGGCTGGCCATCTACGACACCATGCGGCTGATCCCCAACGACGTGTCCACCCTGGCCATGGGCTTCGCGGCCAGCATGGGGCAGTTCCTGCTCAGCGTCGGCACGCCCGGCAAGCGGTACGCCCTGCCGAACGCGCGGGTGATGATGCACCAGCCGTCGGGGGGCATCGGCGGGACCACCGCGGACATCGAGATCCAGGCGGAGAGCCTGGAGTACACCAAGCGGACCATCGAGCGGATCACCGCCGAGCACACCGGGCAGACCCCGGAGACCATCTCCCGGGACGGCGACCGGGACCGCTGGTTCACGGCCGAGCAGGCCCTGGCCTACGGAATGGTCGACCGGGTGGTGGAGTCGCTCGACGACGTCCGGCCGGCGGCCGCGCGACCGAGGATGGGGCTGCGCTGA
- a CDS encoding LLM class F420-dependent oxidoreductase — translation MVRIGYTMMTEQAGPRELVEHVVRAEEAGFDFSVTSDHYFPWLAEQGHSPYAWSVLGAAAQATSRIPLMTYVTCPTKRYHPAVVAQKAATMQLLSGGRFRLGLGSGENLNEHVVGGGWPPVDVRHEMLEEAVEIIRALFEGGHVNYRGEHFDVESAKLWDLPDQPPPIGIAVSGKRSCALAGHHADLLIATEPRPELLDAFDRHGGEGKPRVGQLPVSYDPDRDAAVERAHAQFRWFGNGWKVNSELPHPDSFASATQFVRPDDVAASIPCGSDPEDFVEAVRPYAEAGFTEIALVQIGGESQPAFLDWSEKTLLPALREAFA, via the coding sequence ATGGTGCGAATCGGATACACGATGATGACCGAGCAGGCCGGGCCGCGAGAACTCGTGGAGCACGTGGTGCGCGCCGAGGAGGCCGGCTTCGACTTCTCGGTGACCTCGGACCACTACTTCCCGTGGCTGGCCGAGCAGGGACACTCGCCGTACGCGTGGAGCGTCCTGGGCGCGGCCGCGCAGGCCACCTCGCGGATCCCGCTGATGACGTACGTGACGTGTCCGACGAAGCGCTACCACCCGGCGGTGGTGGCGCAGAAGGCGGCGACGATGCAGCTGCTGTCCGGAGGCCGGTTCCGGCTGGGACTGGGCTCGGGAGAGAACCTCAACGAGCACGTGGTGGGCGGCGGCTGGCCGCCGGTGGACGTACGCCACGAGATGCTCGAGGAGGCGGTGGAGATCATCCGCGCGCTGTTCGAGGGCGGTCACGTGAACTACCGGGGCGAGCACTTCGACGTGGAGTCGGCCAAGTTGTGGGACCTGCCGGACCAGCCGCCGCCGATCGGGATCGCGGTGTCGGGCAAGCGGTCATGCGCCCTCGCGGGACACCACGCCGACCTGCTGATCGCCACCGAGCCCAGGCCGGAGCTGCTGGACGCCTTCGACCGGCACGGCGGCGAGGGCAAGCCGCGCGTGGGGCAGCTGCCGGTGAGCTACGACCCGGACCGGGACGCGGCCGTGGAACGCGCGCACGCCCAGTTCCGCTGGTTCGGCAACGGCTGGAAGGTGAACTCCGAGCTGCCGCACCCGGACTCCTTCGCCTCGGCGACCCAGTTCGTACGGCCCGACGACGTCGCCGCGTCCATCCCGTGCGGCAGCGACCCGGAGGACTTCGTCGAAGCGGTCCGCCCCTACGCCGAGGCCGGTTTCACCGAGATCGCCCTGGTGCAGATCGGCGGCGAGTCGCAGCCCGCGTTCCTGGACTGGTCGGAGAAGACGCTGCTGCCGGCGCTCCGGGAGGCGTTCGCCTGA
- a CDS encoding PRC-barrel domain-containing protein, whose protein sequence is MTALFSEVCGLPVVGADGARLGAVRSLTVDAASGRVTHARIGRGRWRRDTVVAWDDLRAAGPGLLAVRPAAGPAHRVPARRELLGSEVLTECGEEHGTVLDAAFDPSTGRLDAVLTSLGEVGADRLLGLGDHALVVRDARGHHPV, encoded by the coding sequence GTGACGGCGCTGTTCTCCGAGGTGTGCGGGCTGCCCGTGGTCGGGGCCGACGGGGCCCGGCTCGGTGCGGTGCGGTCCCTGACGGTCGACGCGGCGTCCGGCAGGGTCACCCATGCGCGGATCGGGCGCGGACGGTGGCGCCGGGACACCGTGGTGGCCTGGGACGACCTGCGCGCGGCCGGTCCGGGGCTGCTGGCGGTCCGCCCGGCCGCCGGGCCGGCCCACCGGGTGCCGGCCCGGCGCGAGCTGCTGGGCAGCGAGGTGCTCACGGAGTGCGGCGAGGAGCACGGCACGGTGCTGGACGCGGCGTTCGACCCGTCCACCGGCCGTCTGGACGCGGTGCTGACCAGTCTGGGCGAGGTGGGCGCGGACCGGCTGCTGGGTCTCGGCGACCATGCCCTGGTGGTGCGGGACGCCCGGGGGCACCACCCGGTCTGA
- a CDS encoding PRC-barrel domain-containing protein has product MNGLRAVRSLTTLPVVTLGGDAVALVRDTVFDTSARRIASFTLSGPALLSGPLSRDLPWPAVHCLGRRAVMIRDAGALFALSSEARRDAARGRVLGAQVVTDDGDPLGTVLDVLVEGGTSGRIAAFRLAAHRHLVHASRHHRHQVYLPGGEALRITGRTLVVPARVTAYVTDDLPGFVARVDALHGRAGGGVP; this is encoded by the coding sequence ATGAACGGGCTGAGAGCCGTACGGAGCCTCACGACGCTGCCCGTGGTGACGCTGGGCGGTGACGCGGTGGCGCTGGTGCGGGACACGGTGTTCGACACGTCCGCCCGGCGGATCGCGAGTTTCACCCTCAGCGGGCCGGCCTTGCTGTCCGGGCCGCTGTCCCGCGACCTGCCGTGGCCGGCGGTGCACTGCCTGGGCCGCCGGGCCGTCATGATCCGGGACGCCGGGGCGCTGTTCGCCCTGTCCTCCGAGGCACGGCGGGACGCGGCCCGCGGCCGGGTGCTCGGCGCGCAGGTGGTGACCGACGACGGCGACCCGCTGGGCACGGTGCTCGACGTCCTGGTGGAGGGCGGCACGAGCGGCCGGATCGCGGCGTTCCGGCTGGCCGCGCACCGGCACCTGGTGCACGCTTCCCGCCACCACCGGCACCAGGTGTACCTGCCTGGGGGCGAGGCGTTGCGGATCACGGGGCGCACCCTGGTCGTCCCCGCGCGGGTGACGGCGTACGTGACCGACGACCTGCCCGGCTTCGTGGCGCGGGTCGACGCCCTCCACGGCCGTGCGGGCGGCGGTGTCCCGTGA
- a CDS encoding SsgA family sporulation/cell division regulator has product MNSFVHTTLVVELQAGDTERFPVLAHLSYDPSDPFAVTAVFTLDGRVLARWQLDREMVTDGLTRPVGIGDVRLCPQARGVERELRMEFLGEARADGGRHHAVVFAWAEAVGEFLHDTHRVVPPGCEEVRVDDFLADVLAGS; this is encoded by the coding sequence GTGAACTCGTTCGTGCACACAACCCTGGTGGTGGAGCTCCAGGCAGGCGACACGGAACGCTTTCCCGTGCTTGCCCACCTGAGCTACGACCCGTCGGACCCGTTCGCCGTCACCGCCGTCTTCACTCTCGACGGGCGGGTCCTGGCCCGCTGGCAGCTGGACCGGGAGATGGTCACCGACGGCCTGACCCGCCCGGTCGGCATCGGTGACGTACGGCTGTGCCCGCAGGCCCGCGGGGTGGAGCGGGAGCTGCGGATGGAGTTCCTGGGCGAGGCGCGCGCCGACGGCGGCCGGCACCACGCGGTGGTGTTCGCCTGGGCGGAGGCGGTCGGGGAGTTCCTGCACGATACCCACCGGGTGGTGCCGCCGGGGTGCGAAGAGGTGCGCGTGGACGACTTCCTCGCGGACGTCCTCGCCGGGAGCTGA
- a CDS encoding DUF6328 family protein, whose protein sequence is MPDAERGENRRRGRNESEEERADRMWTELIQEVRVAQMGVQILFGFLLTVVFTPTYDDLSGTDKTIYIVTVVLGACATGALIGPVSLHRLVSGRRIKPQAVRWASRLTLLGLALLLVTTSSSLLLILRVASHDDFVPYLVAGVVCWYLLCWFGLPMWARYRHTTR, encoded by the coding sequence GTGCCGGACGCGGAGCGGGGCGAGAACAGGCGCCGGGGGCGGAACGAGTCGGAGGAGGAGAGAGCCGACAGGATGTGGACCGAGCTCATCCAGGAGGTCCGCGTCGCCCAGATGGGCGTGCAGATCCTGTTCGGTTTCCTTCTGACGGTCGTGTTCACCCCGACGTACGACGACCTGTCCGGCACCGACAAGACCATCTACATCGTCACGGTGGTCCTGGGCGCCTGCGCGACCGGGGCGCTGATCGGCCCGGTGTCGCTGCACCGGCTCGTCAGCGGACGGCGCATCAAACCGCAGGCCGTGCGGTGGGCCTCCCGGCTCACCCTGCTCGGGCTGGCGCTCCTGCTGGTCACCACCAGTTCGTCGCTGCTGCTGATCCTGCGCGTGGCCAGCCACGACGACTTCGTCCCGTACCTCGTGGCCGGGGTGGTCTGCTGGTACCTGCTGTGCTGGTTCGGCCTGCCGATGTGGGCCCGTTACCGCCACACCACCCGCTGA
- a CDS encoding ATP-binding protein has protein sequence MTYRLDGVVIPTGFDVPVEPLRRAAHFTGEPGCIAEARHFAVQFLEQLRTEWCARIDARVDGAVQLVVSELVTNADRHSDGPYILELEGTESSLTVAVYDSSGTLPRVFPRDPQRVGRHGLEIVRALAQDVAVERVPVGKRVRAVLDLTKG, from the coding sequence ATGACCTATCGCTTGGACGGGGTAGTGATACCGACTGGTTTCGACGTGCCCGTGGAACCGCTGCGGCGGGCGGCACACTTCACCGGCGAGCCGGGTTGCATCGCCGAGGCGCGTCACTTCGCCGTGCAGTTCCTCGAACAGCTGAGGACCGAGTGGTGCGCCAGGATCGACGCGCGCGTCGACGGTGCCGTGCAGCTCGTGGTGAGCGAACTGGTCACCAACGCCGACCGGCACAGCGACGGTCCGTACATCCTGGAACTGGAGGGCACCGAATCCTCGCTCACGGTCGCGGTGTACGACAGCAGCGGCACCCTGCCCCGGGTCTTCCCACGCGACCCGCAGCGCGTCGGCCGGCACGGACTGGAGATCGTCCGCGCGCTGGCCCAGGACGTGGCCGTCGAGCGCGTCCCGGTCGGCAAACGCGTACGCGCGGTCCTCGACCTCACCAAGGGCTGA
- a CDS encoding SigB/SigF/SigG family RNA polymerase sigma factor encodes MRTAVIRSQERDVVEHTGAGTYGEHLPPLVDARAVAPRDARQLSRQFFRRLAELEEGTLEYQYARNTLIEMNMSLVRFAAGRFRGRGDDMDDIVQTGMIGLIKAIDRFELSREVEFTSFALPYIVGEIKRFFRDTTWAVHVPRRLQELRVELAKAREELASRLDREPTVAELATLMNISEQQVIEGQIAANGYNSSSLDAALTGDGPENGESVLADFIGVEEERLGLVEDFHALAPLMAQLSDRDREILHMRFVEEATQAEIGERLGCSQMHVSRLIKRIIARLRTGMLGELGCA; translated from the coding sequence ATGAGGACCGCCGTGATCCGGTCGCAGGAGCGGGACGTCGTCGAGCACACCGGGGCCGGGACGTACGGCGAGCACCTCCCGCCCTTGGTCGACGCGCGCGCCGTCGCCCCCCGCGACGCCCGCCAGCTCTCCCGCCAGTTCTTCCGGCGTCTCGCGGAGCTGGAGGAGGGGACCCTCGAGTACCAGTACGCGCGCAACACGCTCATCGAGATGAACATGTCCCTCGTCCGCTTCGCGGCCGGGCGCTTCCGCGGCCGCGGCGACGACATGGACGACATCGTGCAGACCGGCATGATCGGCCTGATCAAGGCCATCGACCGGTTCGAGCTGTCCCGCGAGGTCGAGTTCACCTCTTTTGCGCTGCCGTACATCGTGGGCGAGATCAAGCGTTTCTTCCGTGACACCACCTGGGCCGTGCACGTGCCGCGCCGGCTCCAGGAGCTGCGCGTGGAGCTGGCCAAGGCCCGCGAGGAGCTGGCCAGCAGGCTGGACCGCGAGCCCACCGTCGCCGAGCTGGCGACCTTGATGAACATCAGCGAGCAGCAGGTGATCGAGGGCCAGATCGCCGCGAACGGCTACAACTCCTCCTCGCTGGACGCCGCGCTCACCGGGGACGGCCCCGAGAACGGCGAGTCGGTCCTCGCCGACTTCATCGGTGTCGAGGAGGAGCGGCTGGGCCTCGTGGAGGACTTCCACGCGCTGGCCCCCCTCATGGCGCAGCTCAGCGACCGCGACCGCGAGATCCTGCACATGCGGTTCGTCGAGGAGGCCACGCAGGCGGAGATCGGTGAGCGGCTGGGCTGCTCGCAGATGCACGTGTCCCGCCTGATCAAGCGGATCATCGCCCGGCTGCGTACCGGCATGCTCGGAGAGCTGGGCTGCGCCTGA
- a CDS encoding ribonuclease H family protein, with product MIGRMGERVVAACDGASKGNPGPAGWAWVVADSSGTPERWEAGALGTATNNVAELTALERLLAATDPGVPLEVRMDSQYAMKAVTTWLPGWKRNGWRTAAGKPVANQELVVRIDGLLQDRPVEFRYVPAHQVDGDRLNDFADRAASQAASAQQDAGSAQGSPEPPPSAPRPAGGTARRASGGATTSRRTGGSSARTVKAKFSGRCPCGRTYAAGEPIAKNDKGWGHPECRTAVTA from the coding sequence ATGATCGGGCGCATGGGTGAACGTGTGGTGGCCGCGTGCGACGGGGCCTCGAAGGGAAATCCCGGGCCCGCCGGCTGGGCCTGGGTGGTCGCCGACTCCTCCGGGACACCGGAGCGCTGGGAGGCCGGCGCGCTCGGCACCGCCACCAACAACGTCGCCGAACTCACCGCCCTTGAGCGGCTGCTGGCCGCCACCGACCCCGGCGTGCCGCTGGAGGTCCGGATGGACTCGCAGTACGCCATGAAGGCCGTCACCACCTGGCTGCCCGGCTGGAAGCGCAACGGCTGGCGCACCGCGGCCGGCAAGCCGGTCGCCAACCAGGAGCTCGTGGTCCGCATCGACGGGCTGTTGCAGGACCGCCCGGTGGAGTTCCGCTACGTCCCCGCCCACCAGGTCGACGGCGACCGGCTCAACGACTTCGCCGACCGCGCCGCCAGCCAGGCGGCCTCCGCCCAGCAGGACGCCGGCAGCGCACAGGGCTCTCCCGAGCCGCCGCCGTCCGCCCCGCGCCCGGCGGGCGGCACGGCCCGCCGCGCCTCCGGCGGCGCCACAACGTCCCGGCGCACCGGCGGCTCCTCGGCGCGCACCGTCAAGGCCAAGTTCTCCGGGCGCTGCCCGTGCGGGCGGACGTACGCGGCCGGCGAGCCCATCGCCAAGAACGACAAGGGCTGGGGCCACCCCGAGTGCCGGACGGCCGTGACCGCCTGA
- a CDS encoding helix-turn-helix domain-containing protein, whose amino-acid sequence MTVHQPNHARVIPLRRGPAPSGPAPSGPAAPRPSDPPAAPREPLWRHLVGDVLRKERQAQERTLKDVADAARISMPYLSEVERGRKEASSEVLAAAAGALGLGLGDLLARTHAELVRVTSRRTAVGTRPVVRDGSAHNGLCLAA is encoded by the coding sequence GTGACCGTTCACCAGCCGAACCACGCCCGTGTCATCCCCCTGCGTCGCGGCCCGGCGCCCTCCGGCCCGGCGCCTTCCGGCCCGGCGGCCCCGCGGCCGTCGGACCCGCCGGCCGCGCCGAGAGAGCCGCTGTGGCGGCATCTCGTCGGGGACGTGCTGCGCAAGGAGCGGCAGGCCCAGGAGCGGACGCTCAAGGACGTCGCCGACGCCGCCCGGATCTCCATGCCCTATCTGTCGGAGGTCGAGCGGGGCCGCAAGGAGGCCTCGTCGGAGGTCCTCGCGGCCGCCGCGGGGGCGCTCGGCCTCGGTCTCGGCGACCTGCTGGCCCGCACCCACGCGGAGCTGGTCCGGGTCACGTCCCGGCGGACCGCCGTCGGCACCCGGCCCGTCGTGCGAGACGGCTCCGCGCACAACGGGCTCTGCCTGGCCGCCTAG
- a CDS encoding VOC family protein, whose protein sequence is MDTDGFTTCLWFDGQAEEAARFYVSVFGNSELGDVVRNTGATPGEAGSVLTAEFTANGQKFVALNGGPEFTFNEAISFQLECDDQDEIDHYWEKLVEGGGEHGPCGWLKDRYGVSWQVNAKRLTQMIGDPDREKADRALKSMMTMGKLDISKLEKAYAGEA, encoded by the coding sequence ATGGACACCGACGGATTCACCACCTGCCTCTGGTTCGACGGCCAGGCCGAGGAGGCCGCGCGGTTCTACGTCTCCGTCTTCGGCAACTCCGAGCTGGGCGACGTCGTCCGCAACACCGGCGCCACCCCCGGCGAGGCGGGCTCCGTGCTCACCGCCGAGTTCACCGCCAACGGCCAGAAGTTCGTCGCCCTGAACGGCGGACCGGAGTTCACGTTCAACGAGGCGATCTCCTTCCAGCTCGAGTGCGACGACCAGGACGAGATCGACCACTACTGGGAGAAGCTCGTCGAGGGCGGCGGCGAGCACGGCCCGTGCGGCTGGCTCAAGGACCGGTACGGCGTCTCCTGGCAGGTCAACGCCAAGCGGCTCACGCAGATGATCGGCGACCCGGACCGCGAGAAGGCGGACCGCGCGTTGAAGTCCATGATGACCATGGGCAAACTGGACATCTCGAAGCTGGAGAAGGCGTACGCGGGCGAGGCGTGA
- a CDS encoding VOC family protein produces MAVPPEGTPCWADATFEDLDAAKDFYGDVLGWTFGETSSEQGNYTQAYADGRAVAAVVPPMPGQEGTSQWCLYFAARDATATAARIRDNGGELLLDPMQVGDYGTMCLARDPGGVVFGVWQPGTHEGFQAVAEPGAYCWAEVFTREPEKADAFFPAVFSYRAKQLEGEMDFRVYDLGERSVLGRMRMTDDFPPEVPPYINVYFTVADCDEAVARATARGGVLRFGPMDTPFGRFAAIRDPQGANFSVLDITTTAGEMPKTTEVG; encoded by the coding sequence ATGGCCGTACCACCCGAAGGAACACCGTGCTGGGCCGACGCGACGTTCGAGGACCTCGACGCGGCCAAGGACTTCTACGGCGACGTCCTCGGCTGGACCTTCGGCGAGACGTCGTCCGAGCAGGGCAACTACACCCAGGCGTACGCCGACGGCAGGGCGGTGGCCGCCGTCGTACCGCCCATGCCCGGGCAGGAGGGCACCTCCCAGTGGTGCCTGTACTTCGCCGCCCGGGACGCCACCGCCACCGCCGCCCGGATCCGGGACAACGGCGGAGAACTGCTCCTGGACCCCATGCAGGTCGGGGACTACGGCACCATGTGTCTGGCGCGCGACCCCGGCGGGGTCGTGTTCGGCGTGTGGCAGCCCGGCACCCACGAGGGCTTCCAGGCGGTCGCCGAACCGGGCGCGTACTGCTGGGCCGAGGTCTTCACACGCGAACCGGAGAAGGCCGACGCGTTCTTCCCGGCCGTCTTCTCCTACCGCGCCAAGCAACTCGAGGGCGAAATGGACTTCCGCGTCTACGACCTGGGGGAGCGCAGCGTCCTCGGCCGGATGCGGATGACCGACGACTTCCCGCCCGAGGTGCCGCCGTACATCAACGTCTACTTCACCGTCGCCGACTGCGACGAGGCGGTCGCCCGGGCGACCGCGCGCGGCGGGGTGCTGCGGTTCGGGCCGATGGACACGCCCTTCGGACGGTTCGCGGCGATCAGAGACCCGCAGGGTGCGAACTTCTCGGTGCTCGACATCACCACCACGGCGGGGGAGATGCCGAAGACCACCGAGGTCGGCTGA
- a CDS encoding nuclear transport factor 2 family protein: protein MTAPDLPDAIRTFVEATNRGDSGAFVAAFTEDAYLNDWGREFHGHDGVRSWNRTDNIGVQSHFSTEGIEPGPDPDSYVVTLAVTGNGYNGTGPMTFHLRDGLIASVRIG from the coding sequence ATGACCGCTCCTGATCTCCCCGACGCCATCCGTACCTTCGTCGAGGCCACCAACCGCGGTGACAGCGGCGCCTTCGTGGCCGCCTTCACCGAGGACGCCTACCTCAACGACTGGGGCCGCGAGTTTCACGGCCATGACGGAGTGCGGTCCTGGAACCGCACGGACAACATCGGCGTCCAGTCGCACTTCTCCACGGAGGGGATCGAACCCGGCCCCGACCCGGACAGCTACGTCGTCACCCTCGCGGTCACCGGGAACGGATACAACGGAACCGGCCCGATGACCTTCCACCTGCGCGACGGCCTGATCGCAAGCGTGCGGATCGGCTGA
- a CDS encoding ClpP family protease, protein MGSYTIPNVVERTARGERSYDVFSRLLAERIVFLGTEIDDGVANVVVAQLLHLESEAPDSEIAVYLNSPGGSFTSLMAIYDTMTFVRAPVSTYCVGQAASTAAVLLAGGDPGRRFVLEHARVLLGQPATGGVRGTASDLALRAREMVRIRAQVEEVLSRHTHQDVATLRADMDRDKVFTAQEAVEYGLADEVLARRLVGM, encoded by the coding sequence ATGGGGAGCTACACGATTCCGAACGTCGTCGAGCGCACTGCCCGCGGCGAGCGGTCCTACGACGTGTTCAGCAGACTGCTCGCCGAGCGGATCGTCTTTTTGGGCACGGAGATCGACGACGGGGTCGCCAACGTGGTCGTGGCCCAGCTGCTGCACCTGGAGTCGGAGGCCCCGGACAGCGAGATCGCGGTCTACCTCAACTCCCCCGGCGGCTCGTTCACCTCGCTGATGGCGATCTACGACACGATGACGTTCGTGCGGGCGCCCGTCTCGACCTACTGCGTCGGGCAGGCGGCGTCCACGGCCGCCGTGCTGCTGGCCGGCGGCGACCCGGGGCGGCGGTTCGTGCTGGAGCACGCGCGGGTGCTGCTCGGGCAGCCCGCCACCGGCGGGGTGCGGGGCACGGCGTCCGACCTGGCCCTGCGCGCCCGGGAGATGGTGCGGATCCGCGCCCAGGTCGAGGAGGTGCTGTCGCGGCACACGCACCAGGACGTGGCGACCCTGCGGGCCGACATGGACCGCGACAAGGTGTTCACCGCGCAGGAGGCCGTGGAGTACGGCCTCGCCGACGAGGTGCTCGCCCGGCGCCTCGTGGGCATGTGA
- a CDS encoding aldo/keto reductase produces the protein MEERTFDRSGQHASVIGLGTWQLGADWGDVDDKEALAVLEAAAESGVTFFDTADVYGDGRSEQTIASFLSGRPDLHVLVATKMGRRVDQIPENYVLDNFRAWNDRSRRNLGVDRIDLVQLHCPPTPVYSTDEVFDALDTLVEEERIAAYGVSVETSAEALTAIARPNVASVQIILNPFRMKPLREVLPAAREAGVGIIARVPLASGLLSGKYTKDTVFAENDHRSFNRHGEAFDQGETFSGVDYATGVEAAAEFSALVPEGCTPAQLALRWIVQQPGVTTVIPGARSPEQARANAAAARLPELSDATLTAIADLYDRRIREQVEGRW, from the coding sequence ATGGAAGAGCGCACTTTCGACAGGTCGGGACAGCACGCCTCGGTGATCGGTCTCGGCACATGGCAACTCGGGGCGGACTGGGGAGACGTCGACGACAAGGAAGCCCTCGCGGTGCTGGAGGCCGCCGCCGAGTCGGGCGTCACCTTCTTCGACACCGCCGACGTCTACGGCGACGGGCGCAGCGAGCAGACCATCGCGTCGTTCCTGAGCGGACGGCCCGACCTGCACGTGCTGGTCGCCACCAAGATGGGCCGCCGCGTCGACCAGATCCCCGAGAACTACGTCCTGGACAACTTCCGCGCCTGGAACGACCGCTCCCGGCGCAACCTGGGCGTCGACCGCATCGACCTGGTGCAGCTGCACTGCCCGCCCACGCCCGTCTACTCCACCGACGAGGTCTTCGACGCCCTCGACACCCTCGTCGAGGAGGAGCGGATCGCCGCCTACGGCGTGAGCGTGGAGACCAGCGCCGAGGCCCTGACCGCCATCGCCCGGCCGAACGTGGCCAGCGTGCAGATCATCCTCAACCCGTTCCGCATGAAGCCGCTGCGCGAGGTGCTCCCCGCCGCGCGCGAGGCGGGCGTCGGCATCATCGCCCGGGTCCCGCTCGCCTCGGGTCTGCTGTCCGGCAAATACACCAAGGACACCGTCTTCGCGGAGAACGACCACCGCTCGTTCAACCGGCACGGCGAGGCCTTCGACCAGGGCGAGACCTTCTCCGGCGTGGACTACGCGACCGGTGTCGAGGCGGCAGCCGAGTTCTCGGCCCTGGTCCCCGAGGGCTGCACGCCGGCCCAGCTGGCGCTGCGCTGGATCGTCCAGCAGCCTGGCGTGACCACCGTCATCCCGGGCGCCCGCTCGCCCGAGCAGGCCCGCGCCAACGCGGCGGCGGCCCGGCTGCCGGAGCTGTCCGACGCGACCCTCACCGCGATCGCCGACCTGTACGACCGGCGGATCCGCGAACAGGTCGAGGGCCGCTGGTAA